A single Pseudoxanthomonas sp. DNA region contains:
- a CDS encoding di-heme oxidoredictase family protein, whose protein sequence is MYSLAHERGRRVPVVFVLLSVLSLSACTAQTDEARDAPFWSSTRPTRASSALPHLAMGSGATAAAAEAQAAPPQNINVDPVPSGRYRIASASSGLCIEIREGSAANGTPLVQSPCDTTLHRQFFDIAETSTGQYRLRNLATQKSADIPAGSGADHVIVQQWDDNGSGAQRFRLQRVDTSDRYRIVNVNSGKCLGIVGASTTAGASVEQITCATVAAQQFRLGAGEPQAVRQNGSQPLLPPPPPVPPSATYQPLLWPDDAAPIHYTQDDGTLVTHVGGRVRDRHAREPIVDDSYQVFPPHYFERRTHEIVIHDDAVPGTSGEQRILTIVVRPQHYWYGTNFRHGYIGRRSEDPLEPTSVALYADNGGMKVLPGGVVAQTPIANYAQFGQDPNSNYTPPAGTPGNAFVLVKEIRTAANEGHRPLRKGDLVEFELGIFLAGNPDVIGRFNYYAEALVYRAGSHGIVSWFRGPGYGVQRPLDSLPMPGEALSAGPWMTLHEDTSSEPFRMLQQASHNIAGYNMQPWAEGRRLIHTSFASGRHSEESNTVFTAHAGKTAPRFSQTRCVDCHAGNGRSSPVVGAPLNRLGVFVGAAGAGGQAADARFGLRLQQGTYREGGANLDGREAELVLTGYTELPGRYADGTGYVLRRPNYALRDRNGQPLAMPTALSVRVAPSLIGLGLLEAVPEQQLERLALAQRGDPDGVAGRLQIVADPRDAGVSRVGRFGWKAAAATLEQQASLAFNTDMGVTSPLMPSLECARGSQGTACAQVDTGSAKLTASDIHQTTLYLSLLGVPPRRDFDNPLEQDAQARARQLRVKRGAQLFEAARCSTCHTPELRTGHHRFAELRYQTIRPYSDLLLHDMGPDLADTYLEGRATAREWRTPPLWGLGLAASIDPNVRYLHDGRAATLEEAVLWHGGQGTAARQRFEAMSAEDRRALVDFLKSL, encoded by the coding sequence ATGTATTCCCTTGCCCATGAACGCGGCCGCCGCGTGCCGGTGGTGTTCGTCCTGCTGTCCGTCCTGTCGCTGTCCGCCTGCACCGCGCAGACCGACGAGGCGCGCGATGCACCTTTCTGGAGCAGCACGCGTCCGACCCGTGCTTCGTCCGCGCTGCCGCACCTGGCGATGGGCAGTGGCGCCACGGCAGCCGCAGCGGAAGCGCAGGCCGCGCCGCCGCAGAACATCAACGTGGACCCGGTGCCGTCCGGCCGCTACCGCATCGCCAGTGCGTCGAGCGGGCTGTGCATCGAGATCCGGGAGGGCAGCGCGGCCAACGGCACCCCGCTGGTGCAATCGCCCTGCGACACCACGCTGCACCGTCAGTTCTTCGACATCGCCGAGACGAGCACCGGCCAGTACCGCCTGCGCAACCTGGCCACGCAGAAGTCGGCCGACATTCCCGCCGGCTCCGGCGCGGACCACGTGATCGTGCAGCAGTGGGACGACAACGGCAGCGGCGCCCAACGCTTTCGCCTGCAGCGGGTCGACACCAGCGACCGCTACCGCATCGTCAACGTCAACAGCGGCAAGTGCCTGGGCATCGTCGGCGCATCGACGACGGCCGGTGCCAGCGTCGAACAGATCACCTGCGCCACGGTCGCCGCGCAGCAGTTCCGCCTGGGCGCGGGCGAGCCGCAAGCGGTGCGGCAGAACGGGTCGCAGCCGCTGCTCCCGCCACCGCCGCCGGTGCCGCCGTCGGCCACCTACCAGCCCTTGCTGTGGCCGGACGACGCCGCGCCCATCCACTACACGCAGGACGATGGCACGCTGGTCACGCATGTCGGTGGCCGCGTGCGCGACCGGCATGCGCGCGAGCCCATCGTCGACGACAGTTACCAGGTGTTCCCGCCGCATTACTTCGAACGGCGCACGCACGAGATCGTCATCCACGACGACGCGGTGCCCGGCACGTCCGGCGAGCAGCGCATCCTGACCATCGTGGTGAGGCCGCAGCACTACTGGTACGGCACCAACTTCCGCCATGGCTACATCGGCCGGCGCAGCGAGGATCCGCTGGAGCCCACGTCGGTGGCGCTGTACGCGGACAATGGCGGCATGAAGGTGCTGCCCGGCGGCGTGGTGGCGCAGACGCCCATCGCCAACTACGCGCAGTTCGGCCAGGACCCCAACAGCAACTACACGCCACCGGCCGGCACGCCGGGCAATGCCTTCGTGCTGGTGAAGGAGATCCGCACCGCCGCCAACGAAGGCCACCGTCCACTGCGCAAGGGCGACCTGGTGGAGTTCGAGCTGGGCATCTTCCTGGCGGGCAACCCGGACGTGATCGGCCGCTTCAACTACTACGCCGAAGCGCTGGTCTATCGCGCGGGATCACACGGCATCGTGTCGTGGTTCCGTGGCCCCGGCTACGGCGTGCAACGCCCGCTGGATTCGCTGCCCATGCCCGGCGAAGCGCTCAGCGCCGGTCCGTGGATGACGCTGCACGAGGACACCTCGAGCGAACCGTTCCGCATGCTGCAGCAGGCCTCGCACAACATCGCCGGCTACAACATGCAGCCGTGGGCGGAAGGACGCCGACTGATCCATACCTCGTTCGCCAGCGGTCGCCATTCCGAGGAGAGCAACACCGTCTTCACCGCGCATGCGGGCAAGACCGCACCGCGCTTCTCGCAGACGCGCTGCGTGGACTGCCATGCCGGCAACGGCCGCAGTTCACCGGTGGTCGGGGCGCCGCTGAACCGGCTGGGCGTCTTCGTCGGTGCCGCCGGGGCAGGGGGGCAGGCGGCAGATGCACGTTTCGGACTGCGCCTGCAGCAGGGCACCTATCGCGAGGGCGGCGCGAACCTCGACGGGCGCGAAGCCGAACTTGTGCTCACCGGCTACACCGAGCTTCCGGGCCGTTACGCCGACGGCACGGGTTACGTGCTGCGCCGGCCGAACTACGCCCTGCGCGACCGCAACGGCCAACCGCTGGCCATGCCGACGGCATTGTCGGTGCGCGTGGCGCCGTCGCTGATCGGCCTGGGTCTGCTGGAAGCCGTGCCGGAACAGCAACTCGAGCGCCTGGCGCTCGCGCAGCGCGGCGATCCCGACGGCGTGGCCGGGCGGCTGCAGATCGTCGCCGATCCGCGCGACGCCGGCGTCAGCCGCGTGGGCCGCTTCGGCTGGAAGGCCGCCGCCGCCACGCTGGAACAACAGGCGTCATTGGCGTTCAACACCGACATGGGCGTGACCTCGCCGCTGATGCCATCACTCGAGTGCGCACGGGGCAGCCAGGGCACGGCCTGCGCGCAGGTCGACACCGGCAGCGCGAAACTGACCGCGTCCGACATCCACCAGACCACGCTGTACCTCAGCCTGCTCGGCGTACCGCCGCGGCGCGACTTCGACAACCCGCTGGAACAGGATGCGCAGGCGCGGGCGCGACAGCTGCGCGTCAAGCGCGGCGCGCAACTGTTCGAGGCGGCCCGCTGCAGCACCTGCCACACGCCGGAACTGCGCACCGGGCACCACCGGTTCGCCGAGCTGCGCTACCAGACCATCCGTCCGTACAGCGACCTGCTGCTGCACGACATGGGCCCGGACCTGGCCGACACCTACCTCGAGGGCCGCGCCACCGCCCGCGAGTGGCGCACGCCGCCGCTGTGGGGCCTGGGCCTGGCGGCGTCGATCGATCCGAACGTGCGCTACCTGCACGACGGTCGCGCCGCGACGCTGGAAGAAGCCGTGCTGTGGCACGGAGGGCAGGGCACCGCCGCCAGGCAGCGGTTCGAGGCCATGAGCGCGGAAGACCGACGGGCGCTGGTGGATTTCCTCAAGTCGTTGTGA
- a CDS encoding glycoside hydrolase family 43 protein — MTSHRTAVARSLVALMALTVAGAAAGQEPAPPTPRSNPLIRDRFTADPAPLVVGDRLYLYVGHDQAQRDEMFNMREWLVYSTTDMATWVDHGPIMKVADFAWAKADAWASQAIEKDGKFWFYAAVEHDDTQPGKAIAVAVSDSPTGPFVDAKGSALITNAMTPKGTHSWEDIDPTVFTDDDGTTWIAWGNRQCYIARLKPNMIEIDGPITEITPPHFEEGPWLHKRGDLYYLTYASLDRATHRDEKVSYATATSLPGPWTYRGELTGSGKYSFTIHPGIAEFKGRWYLFLHNAALAIGDQHGAIGRRAVTVEHLQYNADGSMKPVVQSEAGISVPPPR; from the coding sequence ATGACGTCGCACCGCACCGCAGTCGCGCGATCCCTTGTCGCCTTGATGGCACTGACCGTGGCGGGCGCCGCCGCCGGGCAGGAGCCTGCTCCGCCCACGCCACGGTCGAACCCGCTGATCCGCGACAGGTTCACCGCCGATCCGGCACCGCTGGTGGTCGGTGACCGTCTGTATCTGTATGTCGGCCACGACCAGGCGCAGCGCGACGAGATGTTCAACATGCGCGAATGGCTGGTCTATTCGACCACCGACATGGCGACGTGGGTCGACCATGGCCCCATCATGAAGGTGGCCGACTTCGCCTGGGCCAAGGCCGATGCGTGGGCGTCGCAGGCGATCGAGAAGGACGGGAAGTTCTGGTTCTACGCCGCCGTCGAGCACGACGACACGCAGCCGGGCAAGGCCATCGCGGTCGCCGTGTCCGACAGCCCGACAGGGCCGTTCGTCGATGCCAAGGGCTCCGCGCTCATCACCAACGCGATGACGCCCAAGGGCACGCACAGCTGGGAGGACATCGATCCCACGGTGTTCACCGACGACGATGGCACCACGTGGATCGCCTGGGGCAACCGGCAGTGCTACATCGCCCGGCTCAAGCCCAACATGATCGAGATCGACGGACCGATCACCGAGATCACGCCGCCGCATTTCGAGGAAGGTCCGTGGCTGCACAAGCGCGGAGACCTCTACTACCTCACCTATGCCTCGCTCGACCGCGCCACGCACCGCGACGAGAAGGTGTCCTACGCCACGGCGACCTCGCTGCCGGGGCCGTGGACATATCGCGGCGAACTGACCGGTTCGGGCAAGTACAGTTTCACCATCCATCCGGGCATCGCCGAGTTCAAGGGCCGCTGGTATCTGTTCCTGCACAACGCCGCGCTCGCCATCGGCGACCAGCACGGTGCCATCGGCCGGCGCGCGGTCACGGTCGAGCACCTGCAGTACAACGCCGACGGCAGCATGAAGCCGGTGGTGCAATCGGAGGCCGGGATCTCCGTTCCGCCTCCGCGCTAG
- a CDS encoding alpha/beta hydrolase — protein sequence MTVIATPDQPTAIELGTGPLPGARHAEAWHRQYGSVFARNVSVATLTPFLPDPAQATGTAVIVAPGGGFRSLSMQNEGWEVARALAERGVAAFVLKYRLEPTPDDLDGFARSMREVLSGPVPAHRLDPAASVARLGPQIADARAAFVLVRARADAWGIDRQRIGMVGFSAGAMLTLATALAGEDARPAFIGNIYGPLAPLDVPADAPPLFVAIAADDGLFADGGFGLIERWRAARRPVEFHLYEQGGHGFGMYRKPTTSTGWFDALASWMKMHGWLERAGQAPGVDIEENAP from the coding sequence ATGACCGTCATCGCCACGCCGGACCAGCCCACGGCGATCGAACTCGGCACAGGACCGCTGCCGGGCGCCCGGCATGCCGAAGCCTGGCATCGCCAGTACGGCAGCGTGTTCGCGCGCAACGTCAGCGTGGCCACGCTCACGCCGTTCCTGCCCGATCCCGCCCAGGCCACCGGCACTGCCGTGATCGTCGCGCCGGGCGGCGGCTTCCGCTCGCTTTCCATGCAGAACGAAGGCTGGGAGGTGGCGCGTGCGTTGGCCGAGCGCGGTGTCGCGGCGTTCGTGCTGAAGTACCGGCTGGAACCGACGCCCGACGATCTCGACGGGTTCGCCCGTTCGATGCGCGAGGTGCTGTCGGGCCCGGTGCCGGCGCACCGCCTGGACCCGGCGGCATCGGTCGCCCGGCTCGGCCCGCAGATCGCCGATGCACGCGCGGCGTTCGTGCTCGTGCGCGCCCGGGCGGACGCGTGGGGCATTGATCGACAGCGCATCGGCATGGTCGGTTTCTCCGCCGGCGCCATGCTGACGCTGGCCACGGCGCTCGCCGGCGAAGACGCCAGACCCGCGTTCATCGGCAACATCTACGGTCCGCTGGCACCGCTGGATGTGCCGGCGGATGCGCCGCCGCTGTTCGTGGCCATCGCCGCCGACGATGGCCTGTTTGCCGACGGTGGATTCGGCTTGATCGAACGCTGGCGCGCGGCGCGGCGCCCTGTCGAGTTCCATCTGTACGAGCAGGGCGGGCATGGCTTCGGCATGTACCGGAAACCCACGACGAGCACCGGCTGGTTCGATGCCTTGGCGAGCTGGATGAAGATGCATGGCTGGCTGGAACGGGCAGGGCAGGCGCCTGGCGTGGATATCGAGGAGAACGCACCATGA
- a CDS encoding aldose epimerase produces MAAELRSPRDDALAPMPARPLHGLRAGRLEVVLAPEAGGRIAQIRYDGVDWLIGPDDGAPATIAWGCYPMVPWAGRVRGGRFDFDGRAHALPENFGGHAIHGVGFSRPWTIDTLDADSATLSLALPTDAYWPFGGTATQSVRLEDDRLHLELAVRAGEQAMPVVLGWHPWFRKPERLEFTPTAMYPRDGQGIATLPYVPPVPGPWDDCFIAGGEITLTRGRQHLQLQADTDHWVVYDAASHATCVEPQTGPPDAFTLAPRVLQPGQQHRLSFELAWQAVNE; encoded by the coding sequence ATGGCGGCTGAGCTGCGGTCGCCGCGCGACGATGCCCTGGCGCCCATGCCGGCAAGGCCGCTGCACGGGTTGCGCGCAGGGCGGCTTGAGGTCGTGCTGGCGCCGGAGGCCGGCGGCCGCATCGCGCAGATCCGCTACGACGGCGTGGACTGGCTGATCGGACCCGATGACGGCGCACCCGCGACCATCGCCTGGGGCTGCTACCCGATGGTGCCCTGGGCCGGACGCGTGCGCGGCGGACGCTTCGACTTCGACGGTCGCGCCCACGCATTGCCGGAGAACTTCGGGGGGCATGCGATCCATGGCGTCGGCTTCTCGCGGCCGTGGACGATCGACACACTGGACGCCGACAGCGCCACGCTGTCGCTGGCGCTTCCGACCGACGCCTACTGGCCGTTCGGCGGTACCGCGACGCAATCGGTGCGGTTGGAAGACGACCGCCTTCACCTCGAACTCGCCGTGCGGGCGGGCGAACAGGCGATGCCGGTGGTGCTGGGCTGGCATCCCTGGTTCCGCAAGCCCGAGCGATTGGAATTCACGCCGACCGCGATGTATCCGCGCGACGGGCAGGGCATCGCCACGCTGCCGTACGTGCCGCCGGTGCCCGGCCCGTGGGACGACTGCTTCATTGCGGGTGGGGAGATCACGCTCACGCGCGGACGCCAGCATCTCCAGCTGCAGGCGGACACCGATCACTGGGTGGTGTACGACGCCGCTTCGCATGCCACCTGCGTCGAACCGCAGACCGGCCCTCCCGATGCCTTCACCCTTGCGCCACGCGTGCTACAGCCGGGACAGCAGCACCGGCTGTCCTTCGAACTTGCATGGCAGGCCGTCAACGAATGA
- a CDS encoding glycoside hydrolase family 43 protein: MNDTSHPDEGQPSEAELANLAERAISKPLVTHIYTADPSAHVFDGRLYIYPSHDIDSGGAFDDEGGHFGMEDYHVLRMDSPDGEVTDCGMALHVRDVPWADKQMWAPDAAARDGRYYLYFPAKDGGGLFRIGVAVADRPEGPFSAEPAPIDGAYSIDPAVFEDDDGTHYLYFGGIWGGQLQKYRDNTYHASHEEPVGDAPALGPRIGRLDAGMTSLAEATREIVIVDEHGQPLRADDHARRFFEGPWVHKYDGRYYLSYSTGNTHLLCYAVGDSPYGPFTYGGVILTPVVGWTTHHSICAFEGQWYLFYHDALLSGGVTHLRSIKCTPLHHEADGRIRTIDPYGG; this comes from the coding sequence ATGAACGACACCTCCCACCCTGACGAAGGCCAGCCGAGCGAAGCCGAGCTCGCGAACCTGGCAGAACGCGCCATTTCGAAACCCCTGGTCACCCACATCTACACGGCCGATCCCTCGGCGCACGTGTTCGACGGACGGCTCTACATCTATCCGTCGCACGACATCGACAGCGGCGGCGCCTTCGATGACGAGGGCGGCCACTTCGGCATGGAGGATTACCACGTGCTGCGGATGGACAGCCCCGACGGCGAGGTCACCGACTGCGGCATGGCGCTGCACGTGCGCGACGTGCCGTGGGCGGACAAGCAGATGTGGGCACCGGATGCGGCCGCGCGCGACGGCCGCTACTACCTCTATTTCCCCGCCAAGGACGGCGGTGGCCTGTTCCGCATCGGCGTGGCCGTCGCGGATCGGCCGGAAGGCCCGTTCAGCGCCGAGCCGGCGCCCATCGACGGTGCGTACTCGATCGATCCGGCCGTGTTCGAGGACGACGACGGCACGCACTACCTGTACTTCGGCGGCATCTGGGGCGGGCAGCTGCAGAAGTACCGCGACAACACGTACCACGCGTCGCACGAGGAGCCGGTCGGCGATGCGCCAGCGCTCGGTCCACGCATCGGCCGGCTGGACGCCGGCATGACGTCGCTGGCCGAAGCCACGCGCGAGATCGTGATCGTGGACGAACACGGCCAGCCCCTGCGCGCCGACGATCATGCGCGCCGGTTCTTCGAGGGACCGTGGGTGCACAAGTACGACGGCCGCTACTACCTGTCGTATTCGACCGGCAATACCCACCTGCTGTGCTACGCGGTGGGCGACAGTCCGTATGGGCCCTTCACCTACGGCGGCGTGATCCTGACGCCGGTGGTCGGCTGGACCACGCACCATTCGATCTGTGCGTTCGAGGGACAGTGGTACCTGTTCTACCACGACGCGCTGCTGTCGGGCGGCGTGACGCACCTGCGTTCGATCAAATGCACGCCGCTCCACCACGAGGCCGACGGCCGCATCCGCACCATCGATCCCTATGGCGGCTGA
- a CDS encoding MFS transporter: MSSTDHTLSIQEKLGYSLGDLAANLIFQTLITYLAFFYTDVYRLPAATAATIIFVVGLLGAFVFTPLIGILADRTATRWGRFRPWILWTAIPFGVLSLLAFSTPDFGERGKVVYALATYTLLVLVYAANNLPYSALSGVLTGSMAQRNSLSAYRFVAVMIAQFIIQVLLMPLVLILGDGDRVQGFERVMTLFAVVGTVFFLITFATTRERIVPTKEQSGGVMQDLADLVRNRPWQVMLALTVLVFINLALKGGTYIYYFQYYMSEAALAAFLENSGFNGFIAALNAALTGAGLAGFTWPEDPATSTFSLFNGSGILCMILGIGVSRRLADRFGKRDVFGGALFVSTLFLLVFYVFPPTAVALTFVAFMLHGFCYGITIPLLWAMIADVADYSEWKNHRRATAIIFSAMLCGLKIGLSVGGALVAGILAHYGYQAGAAEQSPAVVDGIRMTVSIYCSLPFLVAVALLFLYEIDKRMESRIEHDLDQRRRAAGAAA; the protein is encoded by the coding sequence ATGTCCAGCACTGACCACACGTTGTCGATCCAGGAAAAGCTGGGCTACAGCCTGGGCGATCTGGCGGCCAACCTGATCTTCCAGACTCTGATCACCTACCTGGCGTTCTTCTACACGGACGTCTACCGGCTGCCGGCGGCGACAGCGGCGACCATCATCTTCGTGGTGGGCCTGCTTGGCGCGTTCGTGTTCACGCCACTGATCGGCATCCTCGCCGACCGCACGGCGACGCGCTGGGGCCGGTTCCGTCCATGGATCCTGTGGACCGCCATCCCGTTCGGCGTGCTGTCGCTGCTGGCCTTCAGCACGCCGGATTTCGGCGAGCGCGGCAAGGTGGTGTACGCGCTGGCGACCTACACGCTGCTGGTGCTGGTCTATGCGGCCAACAACCTGCCGTACTCGGCGCTCAGCGGCGTACTGACCGGCAGCATGGCCCAGCGCAACAGCCTGTCGGCGTACCGGTTCGTGGCGGTGATGATCGCGCAGTTCATCATCCAGGTACTGCTGATGCCGCTGGTGCTGATCCTAGGCGACGGCGACCGCGTGCAGGGCTTCGAGCGGGTGATGACGCTCTTCGCCGTGGTGGGCACGGTGTTCTTCCTGATCACCTTCGCCACCACCCGCGAACGCATCGTGCCGACGAAGGAACAGTCCGGTGGGGTGATGCAGGACCTCGCCGACCTGGTGCGCAACCGACCCTGGCAGGTGATGCTGGCGCTGACGGTGCTGGTGTTCATCAACCTGGCGTTGAAGGGCGGCACCTACATCTACTACTTCCAGTACTACATGAGCGAAGCGGCGCTGGCCGCGTTCCTGGAGAACTCCGGATTCAACGGCTTCATCGCGGCGCTCAATGCCGCGCTCACCGGCGCGGGACTGGCCGGGTTCACCTGGCCCGAGGATCCGGCCACGTCCACCTTCAGCCTGTTCAACGGCAGCGGGATCCTCTGCATGATCCTGGGCATCGGCGTGTCGCGCCGGCTGGCCGACCGGTTCGGCAAGCGCGACGTGTTCGGCGGCGCGCTGTTCGTGTCTACGCTGTTCCTGCTGGTGTTCTATGTGTTTCCGCCGACGGCGGTGGCGCTCACCTTCGTCGCCTTCATGCTGCACGGCTTCTGCTACGGCATCACCATTCCGCTGCTGTGGGCGATGATCGCGGACGTGGCGGACTACTCGGAGTGGAAGAACCACCGTCGCGCCACCGCCATCATCTTCTCGGCCATGTTGTGCGGCCTGAAGATCGGTCTCAGCGTCGGCGGTGCGCTGGTCGCCGGCATCCTGGCGCACTACGGCTACCAGGCCGGTGCCGCCGAGCAGTCGCCGGCCGTCGTCGACGGCATCCGCATGACCGTCAGCATCTACTGCTCCCTTCCTTTCCTGGTCGCGGTGGCGCTGCTCTTCCTCTACGAGATCGACAAGCGGATGGAGTCGCGCATCGAACACGACCTCGACCAGCGTCGCCGCGCCGCGGGTGCGGCCGCGTGA
- a CDS encoding glycoside hydrolase family 3 protein: protein MTTTRSISIARRTLPGLCALALCVAAWAAPSAQAADAKPWLDTSRSFEARAAALVAEMTLEEKAAQMQNAAPAIERLGVPAYDWWNEALHGVARAGQATVFPQAIGLAATFDVPLMSEVATTISDEARAKHHQFVRDGQHGRYQGLTFWSPNINIFRDPRWGRGQETYGEDPYLTARMGVAFVRGLQGDDPVYRKLDATAKHLAVHSGPEADRHHFDAKPSKRDLYDTYLPAFEALVKEGDVDAVMGAYNRVYGESASASRFLLRDVLRRDWGFKGYVVSDCWAIVDIWKNHKIVATREEAAALAVKNGTELECGEEYSTLPAAVRQGLISEAEIDDAVTRLFAARMRLGMFDPPERVRWARIPYSVNQAPAHDALALKAARHSLVLLKNDGILPLSRDLKRIAVVGPTADDTMALLGNYFGTPAAPVTILQGIRDAAKGVEVSYARGVDLVEGRDDPAATPLIEAAYLRPSADSPERGLRGEYFRTQDLSGTPALVRTDAQIGFRWDRGSPTDNLQARGEAGPGQGVPNDRFSIRWSGQLLPPVSGRYRIEAAADDGFRLYVDGKRVLDHWTDSDRLRSDGVDLDLEAGRAYDLRLEYYDAERDAGVRLAWRMPGAKPPFEEAVEIARNADVVVFVGGLTGDVEGEEMTVNYPGFAGGDRTDLRLPATQRKLLEALHATGKPVVLVLTGGSALAVDWAQANLPAILMSWYPGQRGGTAVGETLFGDANPAGRLPVTFYTADQAMPAFDDYTMEGRTYRYFRGTPLYPFGHGLSYTRFDYTALRTDATRVRADGRLRVQVDVANTGKRAGDEVVQLYVRSLQAGPGDPQQELRGFQRIHLAAGERRTVAFELQPAQALRRYDEARGSYTVPPGRYEVRVGGSSADARVRATFEVEAR from the coding sequence ATGACGACGACACGTTCCATCTCCATCGCCCGGCGCACGCTGCCGGGCCTGTGCGCATTGGCACTGTGCGTGGCCGCATGGGCGGCGCCGTCCGCGCAGGCCGCCGATGCGAAACCCTGGCTCGACACCTCCCGCAGCTTTGAGGCGCGCGCCGCAGCGCTGGTCGCGGAGATGACGCTGGAGGAGAAGGCCGCGCAGATGCAGAACGCCGCGCCGGCCATCGAGCGCCTCGGCGTGCCCGCCTACGACTGGTGGAACGAAGCGCTGCACGGAGTGGCGCGCGCCGGGCAGGCGACGGTGTTCCCGCAGGCCATCGGCCTGGCGGCGACCTTCGACGTGCCGTTGATGAGCGAGGTGGCCACCACGATCAGCGACGAGGCGCGCGCCAAGCATCACCAGTTCGTCCGCGACGGCCAGCACGGCCGCTACCAGGGGCTGACCTTCTGGTCGCCGAACATCAACATCTTCCGCGATCCGCGCTGGGGCAGGGGCCAGGAGACCTACGGCGAGGATCCGTACCTCACCGCGCGCATGGGCGTGGCCTTCGTGCGCGGCCTGCAGGGCGACGATCCGGTCTACCGCAAGCTGGACGCGACCGCCAAGCACCTGGCCGTGCACAGCGGCCCCGAAGCCGACCGGCACCACTTCGATGCGAAGCCGAGCAAGCGCGACCTGTACGACACCTACCTGCCCGCGTTCGAGGCGCTGGTGAAGGAAGGCGACGTGGACGCGGTGATGGGCGCCTACAACCGCGTCTACGGCGAATCCGCCAGCGCCAGCAGGTTCCTGCTGCGCGACGTGCTGCGCCGCGACTGGGGCTTCAAGGGCTATGTGGTCTCCGACTGCTGGGCCATCGTCGACATCTGGAAGAACCACAAGATCGTCGCCACCCGCGAGGAAGCCGCGGCGCTCGCGGTGAAGAACGGCACCGAACTGGAGTGCGGCGAGGAATACTCCACGCTGCCCGCCGCCGTGCGCCAGGGACTGATCAGCGAAGCCGAGATCGATGACGCGGTGACGCGCCTGTTCGCCGCGCGCATGCGGCTGGGCATGTTCGATCCGCCGGAACGCGTCCGCTGGGCGCGCATTCCGTACTCGGTCAACCAGGCGCCGGCGCACGATGCGCTGGCGCTGAAGGCCGCCCGCCATTCGCTGGTGCTGCTGAAGAACGACGGCATCTTGCCGCTGTCGCGCGACCTCAAGCGCATCGCTGTCGTCGGCCCGACCGCCGACGACACCATGGCCCTGCTGGGCAACTACTTCGGTACGCCCGCCGCGCCGGTGACCATCCTGCAGGGCATCCGCGACGCCGCGAAGGGCGTCGAGGTGAGCTATGCGCGCGGCGTGGACCTGGTGGAAGGGCGCGACGATCCGGCGGCGACGCCGCTGATCGAGGCCGCCTATCTGCGTCCGTCCGCCGATTCGCCCGAGCGCGGGCTGCGCGGCGAGTACTTCCGCACGCAGGACCTGTCGGGCACCCCGGCGCTGGTGCGGACCGATGCGCAGATCGGCTTCCGCTGGGACCGCGGCTCGCCGACCGACAACCTGCAGGCGCGCGGCGAGGCGGGCCCGGGGCAGGGCGTGCCGAACGACCGCTTCAGCATCCGCTGGAGCGGACAGCTGCTGCCGCCGGTGTCGGGCCGCTACCGGATCGAAGCGGCCGCGGATGACGGCTTCCGCCTGTACGTGGACGGCAAGCGCGTGCTCGACCACTGGACCGACAGCGATCGCCTGCGCAGCGATGGCGTGGACCTGGACCTGGAAGCCGGACGCGCCTACGACCTGCGGCTGGAGTACTACGATGCCGAGCGCGATGCCGGCGTGCGGTTGGCCTGGCGCATGCCTGGCGCGAAGCCGCCCTTCGAGGAGGCGGTGGAGATCGCGCGCAACGCCGACGTGGTGGTCTTTGTCGGCGGCCTGACCGGCGACGTGGAAGGCGAGGAGATGACGGTCAACTACCCGGGTTTCGCCGGTGGCGACCGCACCGACCTGCGCCTGCCGGCCACGCAGCGGAAACTGCTCGAAGCCCTGCATGCCACCGGCAAGCCGGTCGTGCTGGTGCTGACCGGCGGTTCGGCGCTGGCGGTGGACTGGGCGCAGGCGAACCTGCCGGCGATCCTGATGAGCTGGTATCCGGGCCAGCGCGGCGGTACGGCCGTGGGCGAGACGCTGTTCGGCGATGCGAATCCGGCCGGACGCCTGCCGGTGACGTTCTACACCGCCGACCAGGCCATGCCGGCGTTCGACGACTACACGATGGAAGGGCGTACGTACCGCTATTTCCGCGGTACGCCGCTGTATCCGTTCGGGCATGGCCTGTCGTACACGCGTTTCGACTACACGGCGCTGCGCACCGATGCGACCAGGGTCCGCGCCGACGGCCGCCTGCGCGTGCAGGTCGACGTGGCGAACACCGGCAAGCGCGCCGGCGATGAAGTGGTGCAGCTGTACGTGCGTTCGCTGCAGGCCGGCCCAGGCGATCCGCAACAGGAACTGCGCGGCTTCCAGCGTATCCATCTTGCGGCCGGTGAGCGCCGCACGGTGGCGTTCGAATTGCAGCCGGCGCAGGCCCTGCGGCGCTACGACGAGGCGCGCGGCAGCTACACGGTCCCGCCGGGCCGCTACGAAGTGCGCGTGGGCGGCTCGAGTGCCGATGCCCGCGTGCGCGCGACGTTCGAAGTGGAGGCGCGATGA